The following proteins are encoded in a genomic region of Hydra vulgaris chromosome 05, alternate assembly HydraT2T_AEP:
- the LOC136080881 gene encoding uncharacterized protein LOC136080881 has protein sequence MKDKQQFESLYHELSAITYQNGKPVQKLVRYNKQYSDPAVHKRARNHKFVGDKLSLLQFNNVLLVCERAIDRTRNYCGFLSLDNVPTFTRLSAVFVEPICFDNITQTIYFEDKFGNVLSYNYFNKT, from the exons ATGAAAGACAAACAACAGTTTGAATCTTTATATCATGAATTGTCAGCTATAACTTATCAGAATGGAAAACCTGTTCAAAAATTAGTTCGCTATAATAAGCAGTATTCAGATCCTGCAGTGCATAAACGAG CTAGAAATCATAAGTTTGTTGGTGATAAGCTTTCACTGCTTCAATTCAATAATGTACTTCTTGTGTGTGAAAGGGCAATAGATAG aaCAAGAAACTATTGTGGATTTTTGTCACTTGATAATGTACCAACCTTTACAA GACTTTCTGCTGTTTTTGTAGAACCAATATGCTTTGATAACATAACAcaaactatttattttgaagataaatTTGGAAATGTTTTGTCTTATAATTACTTCAATAAGACCTAA